A region of the Phaseolus vulgaris cultivar G19833 chromosome 11, P. vulgaris v2.0, whole genome shotgun sequence genome:
CGGGTTGCATAtacatcatcaactacatcgtcatcttCATTAATagtcattggtgtgaatgaacggggttaccattttcaatatcatttaTAACCTCCCCTTATTTTTTTTCCGTGTAAAACAACAAcggtaataaaataaaaaacaatgaatAGTGGGTCCACTGAAAGGCAATGATATTAACCTAACTCTCATGccatattaaaatttaaaaaaaaaagagaaataagaCAAATCCTTGTATAAAATACacacataaaattatttatttatataaaaataataaaaaataatataacagAATAATAAACATTATGAAGTTATACTCAACATCAAACTTTTGTAATTTTGAAACGTGaactttttactttttttaacattaatatttcTCCTATATAATTGTTATGAAATAATCGActtatcaattaaaataaaactataaaaggATAATCATTTGTTAAAAGTAAAAGATGTATTTGTTAccataaataatatctaatcaaaaaaataatttagtatatatttctttctttagaTCTGATTTAGTATTTTGAGTGCATTTGTATACATCCTTTTCATATAACTGCAGTTTTGCTTGGATGTTTAACGTGCATGAAGATACATCATACATGCATTTTTGCAGAATTAAGTTAAGTAAAtatgaaaaagtaaaagttGAGACTTTCTTTTATGCTTAATGGAAACGCAGTgtttatgataaataaataaataaattgtgcgcttagaaaaaaaatataaacatatacCTTATGGACGgtaaaattatgttttcttCATCCTTTCTTTGGTCAAGGAACTGCGTAAGTTTcgtttttattttgctttcacTTTTGTGTCtcttattgtttattattttaattccttaatttattttatgtaattttagtttctcaatttttaattatttatttagtttttattttaaaattacgtGATGAAAAGACCATAACTATAATGTATTCCTTCTATTTGTAGTGTGTCATATACCCTAAGTCTTATACCAATATTGTTTacaattttcatttttactatatccaaaataataaaaattacggATGACTAAACTGAacatcaaataaaatttataaataattaaacattaaatgatcacaattttataaataaaaattcaggatcaaaattatgaataattaaaaattaagaaactaaacttaaaaaatacaaaattcataaaatgtcGGAACTAAAATTGCAATTAAGTTGTACACGAAAACAtcctaaatttataattaatatattacttCACCCTTACCTCTCCCATAAGCTTGGCAGGTGCATTGATGAGGAGTTCATACACCAATTTTGCAGTTGAAGGAATGAGTTAACACCTTGAAATTCATATACCCTTCTATAAGAAGACAACAATTATGTGAATCCCTTTGATGATTCTTTATTCAATCATCCAAACCCATGTTCGTGCTTTAAATTTGATCCAGCAATAGATTAGGCTGCAAGTTTGCAAAAGCCACCTTCACAATAAGCAAGCAACATGGTGGATGTTGCATCTATAAATTTGGCTCTAACTCTCTTGTTTCTTTCTCATATTTCATCAACTAAGAGGTTTAAGTATGGAGATCACTAAAGGCAGTTCCATCATAATTGCTGTGTTATTGTTTGTGTCATGTTTGAGTCTGCAGGCCAATGCATATTATTACAGGCAATGTAGCACCAAAGGAACTAGATGCTATGGAAAATACATTAGATGTCCAAATGAGTGCCCCAGCAGTGAATCAACAGATCCTAAGGCTAAGGTTTGTCAAATTGATTGTGACAAACCCATATGCAGGGCTGTATGCAGAAGTAAGACAAACCATCCTTTCATTCTTCCTCTTTCTACCCTTCAAACAATTTCTCTTTGCTACTTATTTCAACTAGAATTGAGTTAGAAGATACATTATAACATGCTTgataaaattggtttttgtgaTTTGAAGGTCGCAAACCAAACTGCAATGCACCAGGATCAGGTTGCTATGACCCTCGTTTCATTGGTGGGGATGGGAGAGTGTTCTACTTCCACGGAAAGACCAATGAACACTTCGCCTTAGTCTCTGACTCCTCCCTTCAAATCAATGCTCGCTTCATTGGACACAGGCCAGCAGGTAGAGCCAGAGACTACACATGGATTCAAGCCCTTGGAGTCCTTTTCAACTCCAAAACCTTATCACTTGAAGCTCCCAAAACATCCCAATGGAATGAAGATGTTGACCATCTCAAATTCACATACAATGGAAACCGTCTACTTCTCCCTCAGGGCCCTCTCTCCACTTGGCACTCTCCACAAAAAGATGTGAAAGTGGAGAGAGTAGCTGCCAGGAACAGTGTCATAGTCACGCTAGAGGATGTTGCTGAAATTTTGGTGAATGTGGTGCCAGTGACCAAAGAAGATGATGCAGTTCACAACTACCAAGTGCCTCAGGATGATTGCTTTGCCCACTTGGAAGTTCAATTCAGATTCTTCGGGTTGTCCCCTAAGGTGGATGGTGTGCTTGGGAGGACTTACAGGGAAGATTTTGAGAACCCTGCAAAGGTTGGTGTGGCAATGCCTGTTGTTGGAGGAGAGGACAAATACAGGACTACCTCCTTGCTTTCTCCAAACTGTGCTTCTTGTGTCTTCTCACCACCTACTTCCCATCACATTGAGGCCACTGAAGTGAGTGCAGAGTTAATGGGCACCCTTGATTGCTCCAAGTTTTCTTATGGCTTGGGAATCGTTTGCAAGAAATGAAAAATCTCATTCAAAAACTTAATATGCCTACTTGAGGTGAAAGTCTGTAACCTTCTAAAATTAATGTCTTAAAAGTTGTTAAATCTTTCCTGTATTTCAATGTTGTGCAAGTCTTGTATTAACGTGTATtgaatatttgaataaaaaattattttctgtttattttCCACCCAACCCAATAGCTCTTGTGGTGTAGGAATCTCAAATAGAAGCCCTTTGGGAAAAGGAATAAAGAAAAAGCTGATGAAAATTAATGTAGCAGATAATAAGTCTAGTTCTATAATCTCAGAAACATAAGGAGAAAAAGGAAAGGCTTTGTGTACACTCCAAATCTCATCTATAGAAGACTGAAATGTCATCAGTGGTTAAGGGAATCCTGGTGACTTGTGCATGCAACTGCTTTAAACTATTCCGAGATTGTTGCATTAAATGATTCCTGCCTTACTGTTTGAGAAACCTTGGCTTGCTTACAATGATTTTTTGGTAGGCAACCACATGTTAAGTGCAAATAAAACTTGTTCTTTGTTAATCTTCTTCCCTCTTGCTTCATACAGCCCCCCCTCTTCAATCTCCATCTTTCAGAGTTGCAACATGGCTGGGGCTATCCTTGAAACTGTGCTTGAGAATTTGAACTCACTCGAGCTGGAACTATGCTTGGGTTTCAATCAAGACACGAAAAGGCTTGCCAGTTTGCTTACTACAATCAGGGGTACTCTTGAGGATGCTGAGCAGAAACAGCTCTCTAATAGACCTGTAAAAGATTGGCTGGGAAAGCTAAAAGATGCAGCTCACGTCCTCGATGACATCTTGGATGAGTTTGCCTCTGAATCATTGAGATTGGAGGGTCAAGGAGTCAAGTGTGGTCCATCAAACAAGGTACAAAGCTCTTGCTTATCCTCTTTTCATCCCAAGAATGTTGCTTTTCGCTGCAAAAATgctaagaaaatgaaaaaaattagtgAGAGATTGGAAGCAATTGCTGAAGAAAGTACTAAGTTTCACTTGACTGAGATAGAGATGGTTCCTCGGAGAGAGAGTGGAGTAACTGAATGGCGTCAAAAAACGTTATTCGTCACTGAATCAAAAGTCTACGGGAGAGAAGGAGATAGAGACAAAATTGTAGACTTTTTGACTGGTTATGATTCTCATTCTGAGAATGCATCAGTCTATACAATTGTAGGTGAAGGTGGACTTGGAAAAACAACACTTGCCCAGCTTATCTTCAAGGATGAGAGGATAGTCAACTACTTTGAGTTAAGAATTTGGGTCCGTGTTTCAGAAGATTTCAGATTGAAGAGAGTGATAAAGGCTATCATTGAAGCAGCATCTAGGCATCCCTGTGAGGATATGGATCTAGAACCTCTACAAGTAAGACTACGAGATCTGCTTCGAAGAAAAAGATATTTGCTTGTTTTGGATGACGTGTGGATTGACGAACCAGAGAGTTGGTCACAGCTGAAATATGTATTATTGTCTTGTGATGATGCAAAGGGTTCTTTTATCTTGGTAACTACACGCCTCCCAAAGACAGTTGCCGCTAGCATGGGAACAGTGCCTCCTCATGAATTACCAGTGCTATCTGATAATGATTGTTGGGAAATTTTTAAACATCGTGCCTTTGGACAAAACGAGGTAGAACAGGTAGGGCTTGTGTCAACAGGGAAGGAGATAGTAAGGAAATGTAGGGGAGTGCCTCTTGCAGTGAAAGCAATGGGAGGTATGTTAAGTTTcaaaagagaggaaaaagagTGGCTCTCTGTTAAGGAAAGCAACCTGTGGAGTTTAGCACAACATGAAAAAAACTCTGTAATACCTGTCTTGAGATTAAGTTACCTAGACTTACCAATGAAACTCAGACAATGTTTTGCATATTGTGCAAGGTTTCGCAAAGGTGAGACAATAAGTAAGCAAGATTTAATTGAACATTGGATGGCTAATGGATTCATTCCATCTAGTGAAACGGTAGATGATGAAGATACTGGTGATTCTATGTGGAATGAATTATACTGTAGATCATTTTTCCAAGATATCGAGACAGATGAAGTTGGCAAAGTTAAAAGTTTCAAGATGCATGATCTTGTTCACGATCTTGCACAATTTCTTGCAGAAGATGTTTGTTGCATTACATATGACAGTGATGTAACTACCTTGTCTGACAAAATCCACCATGTCCAAGATCATAGGGCTGCGTGGGATGTATCCGAGGAATCCATTAATTCAATGCAGTTGCATCAAGTCAAATCTTTGAGAACCTACATTGGCCAACTTTATCCTGTTGTATTCAAATGCTACTCTTTGCGTGTGCTATGGTGCACAGCGGTTAAAGAAGTATCAAATTCAATTTGTGATTTAAAACATCTAAGATACTTAAATCTCTCACAGGGTAACTTCAAAACTCTTCCAGAATCATTAGGAAAACTATGGAATTTGCATATACTGAAACTAGATTATTGCTATCGTCTCAAAGAGTTGCCTAACAGATTAACAGGCTTAAAAGCTCTAGAACAACtctctttgaaggattgctacAACCTATCAAGCTTGCCTCCTCATTTAGGGAAGTTAAGTTGCCTAAAGAAACTAAGCACGTATTTGGTTGGTAGGGAAAGAAGGTTCCATTTAGCAGAACTAGGGTCACTAAAGCTGAAAGGATATCTTCAGATAAAGCATCTGGAGAAGGTGAAAAGTGTAAGAGATGCCAAAGAAGCCAAGTTGTCAAATAAGGAACTGAAGAAGTTGTACTTGTcatgggatgaaaatgaagaatCGGAATTACAAGAAAACGTTGAGGAGATTCTTGGAGCCCTTCAACCTGATACCCAACAACTCCAAAGTTTGACATTGCAAGGATACAAAGGTGCAAAATTTCCACTGTGGCTGTCAAGTTCTTGTTCCCTCAAGGAATTAGCAATTGTGGGGTGTCGTAAATTCAATGTGTCATCAGGTTTTGAATGCCTTGAGGATTTGTTGGTTTACCGATGCAAAGAGGTGGAACATTTGCATGAGCCTTTACAACGTATGACTTCCTTGCAGTCGTTGAGATTATGGGATCTTCCTAACGTCGAAACCTTGTCTGGGTGCTTTGCGAACCTTCCCTTGCTTCGGAGTTTATCGTTACTTCATCTTCCGAACCTCAAATCCTTGCCTGACTGCTTTGGAGACCTTCCCTTGCTTCGGAGTTTAATACTGCGGGATCTTCCGAACGTGGAATCCTTGCCTGACTGCTTCGGGAACTTTGGCTTGCTTCGTGAATTGGTTATTGGTGACTGTTCCAAGTTGACGTGTCTTCCTACGAGCCTGAACCTCAAAAGTTTGGAGAAAGTGGAGATTTACCATTGCCCTTCTTTATTTCTGAGAAGGGAACACCAGATCACACCTTAAAAATCCATCTCCTTTCAGAAATTAAAGTCATCGATCAAATAACCATCCATAGgtcaaatcttttttttttaaattaaaataaggtTCTTGTACTGTATAAAGTAAACTTTGTTTAAAGTGTGTCTTTGATTGATAAAATTAGTCACCATTTTCCTGTTTTCGCTTTATCAATTCGTAAGAACATGTTGATCATACTAGATGAATTAATTACGGAAGGATGAATGTGATAAATTGATATAATTACAAATTGTGATGTTTGGAAGTTCCGTAAATCTCTTGCATGATCCATTTCGGCCGTTTCTTTGTAGCATATGATTATCTTCTTATATAACCACAGATTGTTGGAACCCTTCAGATATCGCCAAAGATATTAAAATAGAGTGTTGTGGAAATTAAGTAAGAGTTGTTGAGATTACACAGTGAACATGCCTGTTCGGTTTCAGATCAGGGGAGAGTTTTGTGCACCCAAAAAAGAAATGGAAGTTGGACAATTTTCTTTGCAGTTTCAAGATGGTCTAGGTTTGGCGCCACCTAGATCAAAGGATTGTCTTCCTCCTTTTCCGGCAAACTTTTCAACGGCATTTCTGTTTTTACTCTTCAATATTTACTTGTTGGTTCTGATATCCTCAGATTATTGGATAAGTTCTTGTTGTATCTTGGGAAACTTGCGCAATACACTGCAGATAAGTCCTTACAAACAGTGATTACCCACGCCTCAAGAAATCAACATTGTTCGTGTCCTAAAGCCTTATTTACTACAATTGTAGGTTAAATAAGCTAACAAAGTTTTgttgagaggattgaagaggatGTTAGAAAAAGCAAAGGGGACCTGGTCAGTAGAATTTTCCAAAATtatgtgggcttaccacaccactcctTAATCAACAACAAAGGAGACTCCCTTCAGTTTGGTATATGGGTCAGATACCATGATACCAGTGGAAATTTAAGAGAGCTCTCCTTGATTCCAAAACTTCATTGTAAGAATACCATGATACTAGTGGCTAAGTTGTTTGACTCGAAgcaaggtaagacgacctaacttgGTGTAAGAATGATCACTCGAGTCTAGGCGCTTTGCAAGTAAGTGTTGTAACTAAGTTGTTTAAGTGCATGGTAAGTCGGGCTAACTCGGTGAGAGCACGATCGCCCGAGTTCAGGCGCTCTGTGAAATGATTAAATGATGCGTAGTGGAATTGTCTGCCTACGCTTACGATAATTGGGGTTAACTCGGAGCCCAAGTGAGTACCCGAGTTTAGGCACCCTAAGAGATGAATGAACCATTCTTGGCACAGAGTAAGACGATCAAGCTCAGAAAGGTGCAACTATCCAGGTAGGCGCTCTGCAAACCAAAGCTTGACGATATCAATATATATGGCCCTTGGCCAAGTTGGTGAAATACATCTATGCACGTTGAGATTGAGCATAGGCTTCTCGTGGTTGTAGGTGTGTTGTTCATCAAAAGGTTAATTCTTTGTTaaatgagaattttttttgtttgtcatGCTAGATTTGCCTAAACCGGATTCTTGTATCTTTATTACTCAAGACATAGAAATGAGTTAGCTTAAGTGTTAAATTCTAACAATGGTAGCTATACTTAAGCTAGTCGAGGTTTGCTATATCATAAGTAACTTAAGCTAGTTGAAGTTTACTGTGTTAAAATTGTGGCATGCATTTACAAAGATTGTAAAGTAGCTATATATGATAAATCAATCGAAGGATAACGAGTAAATAGCAGATAAACATAAAGGCGTTCAAATGATCAGGAAAGTTAACATGTACAGATCATTCAATGTTCAAATTATTCATCCCTTAATTGACCATCGACCACGGTTTTACCCGGGTCGAGTTGGGAGTAGTCAATCTCGGGGTGGAGTCCTGACACTTGTTCAATGGCTGCCTCAAATCCCACAAGGTAGGATTAGACAGCGTCTAACTTGAATGCCTCAGTTTCATTGGCAAAATCTTCATCTTTTCGGGCTAGCTCTCCTTTAAGTTTATCGACTTCAACAAGAGCTTGCCCTTTCTTCAGTTAGACGTGCAACCTCTTGGGTTTGCTTTGTTGCCTCCTTAGCCTTGTCGGCTAAAAGTCGCTCATTTTCTTGTTACAAGCCTTTGGAATGCTTGAGCTCATTTTGTAAGCATTCCACTTCCTTGCGAAGCTCAACATTCTCTTGAGCCTTCAACTCCTCCGCCACCCTCcgatttttctttcttgttagaGGCAAGCAACTTGTGGCGAAGGCTTGTCCAAATTGCTTTATGGCTTCACGAACCAAATGGTTTTCATCATAAGCCATGAGCCTTTCCCTATCTTCATTGGGCAGAAGGGCCTTCTCAAGGTATGTGGGAACGTTAAGGCTTGGATTCCACAGGCTCTTCCCCTTGGAGCTCTCTGCTTTGCCTTCTTGGATGATCATCATATCGCGGGGCGGAGTTTGGCCTTCGGAAGGAGCAGCATGGTGAGAGGGAGCTCGCCCATCCAAGTGAGAGTGCTCAGTAAAGGCAGCAATTGCCTTCCTTTTTCTTATGAAGACAAACCCCGAGGTAGTTTCCTTGTCCTCTTCATTAGTTGGGGTTTGGGTAGCGGTGGCGGGAGCTTTTAGTTTTTAAGTTAAGGAATCCTTGGGCATCTTGGCAGCTGCCCTCATCCTCTTAGGCATCTATTCTAGCTATTTCTTATTGATCTTGGACAGCATCCTTCCTGCAAAGAAAACAAGAGATGGTTAATAACCATAGTTAAATAAGTCACACCATGGGTAGGGAATGAGGAGTACCAGTATAAACCTTTAAAGCGCCAGGAGTGAACTTTTTGCTAAGAAGGAAACCGGTGTCGAAGACAACCTTCAAGTTCATTAGGAATTTGCAGATCTTCTGATCTGGTGGGGGCAGGTCTTCTAGGTGTCGAGCACTCTGGAATCGAGGTTCTTTGGTCCAATACAAAGGAAACTCATCCAAAAGGATTGGATCTCCTTTGATGGCTCGAATTTTAAGGAATTTACCTTTAAAGTTTTTATAAGAAGACTGGAAGAGGGCGAGCAAAGCTCTTCCGGAGACACCGTTTAAGGATACCCACATTTTGCGACCAAAgtgtttggcctcaaagaaataaagaaaaacttcCACAATTGGCGAAAGGCCGAGCTAAGAACAAAGAATGGTGAAAGCACGAATGAATTCCACCTATTCGGGTGTAGCTCGACAGGAGTTATATTGAGCTCAGTTAAcaactctttttcaaaaataGATAAAGGGAGGCGCAAAAGGACCTTTTTGAAAACGGttacataaaaataacataatagaCCATCGGGGTCTAGGGATTCATCACAACATACTGGCTCATCCTCCTTACACTGAATTATTCTTATAAATCTATCATGTTCTTTACCAAAATGACaaccatttttttcttaaagCTACAACATTTTCACGGGAGATATAGGAGGAGGTTTCATCTAAAAGGTTTTGGGGTGCCCAAGGGTACAAGGTTTTGTAATCCATTGCAGATTATATCTAGAACAAgcacaaacacaaaacaaacaCAAGCATTGTTCAAACCAAGCAGTATGAGCAATTTAAGAGTAAAACAAGGGCACATTCTAAAGTCATACAATGCAATCAGCAAGTAAGCAACAATCATCGACAGA
Encoded here:
- the LOC137810393 gene encoding uncharacterized protein, which codes for MEITKGSSIIIAVLLFVSCLSLQANAYYYRQCSTKGTRCYGKYIRCPNECPSSESTDPKAKVCQIDCDKPICRAVCRSRKPNCNAPGSGCYDPRFIGGDGRVFYFHGKTNEHFALVSDSSLQINARFIGHRPAGRARDYTWIQALGVLFNSKTLSLEAPKTSQWNEDVDHLKFTYNGNRLLLPQGPLSTWHSPQKDVKVERVAARNSVIVTLEDVAEILVNVVPVTKEDDAVHNYQVPQDDCFAHLEVQFRFFGLSPKVDGVLGRTYREDFENPAKVGVAMPVVGGEDKYRTTSLLSPNCASCVFSPPTSHHIEATEVSAELMGTLDCSKFSYGLGIVCKK
- the LOC137810732 gene encoding disease resistance protein RGA2-like; the protein is MAGAILETVLENLNSLELELCLGFNQDTKRLASLLTTIRGTLEDAEQKQLSNRPVKDWLGKLKDAAHVLDDILDEFASESLRLEGQGVKCGPSNKVQSSCLSSFHPKNVAFRCKNAKKMKKISERLEAIAEESTKFHLTEIEMVPRRESGVTEWRQKTLFVTESKVYGREGDRDKIVDFLTGYDSHSENASVYTIVGEGGLGKTTLAQLIFKDERIVNYFELRIWVRVSEDFRLKRVIKAIIEAASRHPCEDMDLEPLQVRLRDLLRRKRYLLVLDDVWIDEPESWSQLKYVLLSCDDAKGSFILVTTRLPKTVAASMGTVPPHELPVLSDNDCWEIFKHRAFGQNEVEQVGLVSTGKEIVRKCRGVPLAVKAMGGMLSFKREEKEWLSVKESNLWSLAQHEKNSVIPVLRLSYLDLPMKLRQCFAYCARFRKGETISKQDLIEHWMANGFIPSSETVDDEDTGDSMWNELYCRSFFQDIETDEVGKVKSFKMHDLVHDLAQFLAEDVCCITYDSDVTTLSDKIHHVQDHRAAWDVSEESINSMQLHQVKSLRTYIGQLYPVVFKCYSLRVLWCTAVKEVSNSICDLKHLRYLNLSQGNFKTLPESLGKLWNLHILKLDYCYRLKELPNRLTGLKALEQLSLKDCYNLSSLPPHLGKLSCLKKLSTYLVGRERRFHLAELGSLKLKGYLQIKHLEKVKSVRDAKEAKLSNKELKKLYLSWDENEESELQENVEEILGALQPDTQQLQSLTLQGYKGAKFPLWLSSSCSLKELAIVGCRKFNVSSGFECLEDLLVYRCKEVEHLHEPLQRMTSLQSLRLWDLPNVETLSGCFANLPLLRSLSLLHLPNLKSLPDCFGDLPLLRSLILRDLPNVESLPDCFGNFGLLRELVIGDCSKLTCLPTSLNLKSLEKVEIYHCPSLFLRREHQITP